The Vicia villosa cultivar HV-30 ecotype Madison, WI unplaced genomic scaffold, Vvil1.0 ctg.000077F_1_1, whole genome shotgun sequence genome segment tcttaacgagtcgagtttgagctgaaaaaaagttcgtcatgaactcgaactcggccaattcttaactaGTCGAACTAAGTTGAGGCGGGTTCAACTCGACTAGACTCATTTTCAGCCCTATTTGATGCGCACGAATTAAGGTGGTATGTTTAGAGAAAAAGCTAATTCACGTGCATGTAAGATTGCACTTTCATGTCAACCGATTACACCCTTTATAAATGTCAAACAAAAACTTAATTCATGTCAACTAATTGATATTGTATGTCAACTGGTTACACCTATGAATTTTTAGTTAAAATCTGACTCAATAGTGAAGTGCAACAAGTTGATTTAATATGTTAACCGGTTGTACAATTGTACCTTATCTTGTATTTATATAAATACTCTTGAAATatctttgtgaataataaaattcTATATTTTTCACCCTTAATCACTCTAATTATCTCTCCATACTCAATTACAAAATAGGTTGATTCTAAGTTATAAGAACAACCTCTCTATTACTCGCCAATtctccatctctctctctctctccatactCAATAGGTTGATTCCAAGTTCTAATAGACAACAACAATCACAAGTTACCATTTTAAGATTGCACACAACAAACTTGTTGCGAATAAGAAATCCATACTCTAGTAACACAAATATTGTTTGAGAAGCAGAGAAAGATATGATACATAAAAGTATAAAAAGGTCATATCTTAAACTTTTGATAACTATCACCAAAATCCAAAATTGAAGTATCAGCCTCACATATTTGATCATGTGCACTAGGGCTGATCATGTGCACTAGGGCTGTTTATGGTAGAGTTCGTAAAAAAAACTAAATCGAGTCGAATCAAACCATAGTAAAAATTTATTTGAACTGAACCAAGCCGTTTTAATTAACTAAGAACtgaactaaattaaaattattggtTTGGTATACCGTTTCAAAATTTTAAACCGTACCGAATTGTTAgaagacaatttttttaaaaccaaaccgttaagctatttttcatttttttataaacatttaaCTTATTTTAAACATTTTTCATTTTCAGATTTAGTTCGGTTTCAGTTACGATTTAATTCTCGAATTATTTGTGCATAATGATTTAGTtccataaccaaacataacagttcgattattttaattttagttccgTTCAGttcttagatttttttttaatgtgcACAACCTCGTTGAGTCTTTGTGTTTGACTGCCAAACATCCTCCTTAGACATCATCAAGACATCTTTTGTGAATTCTAAAGAtaagcaaaacaaacaaatatgCTGACCAAATCCTTTGGCAGCTAGTCTTAGAAAACATTTGTATACCTAACAAGTTGGATGCATTTAACATGCATCCTCTAGTTAGAGGCAGATCAGTATTAATCGCAATCATAATTATCATTTATTCATGCGTCCTATTATAGATTACTACAGAGATAGATACAAAGAAAATGTCCACAATCAATTCGATTAATTCAAGCAAAAACATATTCATGATTTGAGGTGAATTCATCTAACTTTATTACAAGTACTCAATAATTCAGCAAACTACATGAAGAATCACTACTAAAAACATAATTTGAATCAATTTCAGATCCCTTCCTTAATAATCTTAAATTTTCCGGCTTAGACCGCCTCTATAGTATCCGCATTTCCATTGTTTATTTCCACCCCGTCGGTACCATCAACATCTTCCTTCCTTTCATCCTCACAAACTGAGACACCAACTTTTTCTTCCCTTACGATTTCCGCAACCCAATTTTTCAACAAAACGGTAGAAACTTCATCTGTTTGAGCAGTGCAAGAAAAGCTCAATTATATAGTGACTATTTAAATATTAAACACGGACACCAGAAACACAACATTAACACTGACACATCTTTTTTCAGAGATATACTGCTAGATAAGTGTTTAAACATAAGTAGGTAGTAGACTAGACATTATGAGAGCATTACCTAATCTTGGGACAGTGTGACCTTGAGGATGCCTTATTATAACAGGTTTCTCAAAAGCAGAAGCAAGTTCCTCAGAAGGAATTTTCAACCAATCTTTCTCACCAATAAAATGAACCGATTTAGCTTTGATTAAATCCTTATACGCAACATCACATATGCTAGGATCTCTAAACATAGATCCTGATATCGATACAAAAAACTTTATAGGTGGATGCTCCTTTAACAATTTTCCCTGTGCTTGATAACCTATTAAAAGTGCTGAAAGTGTTGCTCCCTGTGAGAACCCAAGGAAACCATCAAAGGGACCATTGGCTATGATGTATTCagtcaaatatgtgatacattctTCCAAATTAGTATACTCAGTAAAATCctgaaatatattaaaatttaacgTTCAGCTAAATTTGATTtcttaataaaaattatacaGAAATAGAAGACAATCAGACAATATGCTacactttttaaaatatttctacACCTTATCGAATTGAAACCACTCGAAGTAAGGTGGAGGAAAAATGCTTTCTATGTCAGATTTCCCTCCAGCAGGAAATTTTCCATCTGGGAATTCCTGTGATCACCAATAGCATTAATAGTTAATTATTTTCTACTAAAATGCATtcgttaatatatataatataagaaagaCTATACAGAAATAACAGAGaaacagataacaaattatgcTACGCAGTTACTTAGTAGTATTATTACCATATGAAATTGAGAGAAAATGGAAGGATCCCATTTGCTGATTTGTTTTTTGATAAAGCTGCCACTGGTTCTGAATCCATGGAGGCATagtattttcatcttcttttcattttcattttctccTCCTCCTACCATTTTTTGTTTCTTTGTTTAATTCAACATCAGAAAATTGGACTTTTTGTAAAGAAATGAGAACAAACCAGAGCCTCTATTTCTACCTAACTCTTTTAGGTGTGTATTAAATTGAAGGCTTCTAATGTAACAACCAGTTACTTTTGTTGAATTGGTGGGTTGGTGTCGCACGTGCAATGAACCTTGACACTGAATTTTCCAACTTCTTAAAAGTGGTGTTAGTGATGTTTCTGCCTAGTTATAAAATTTTGTTTGCCTATGAAAATTGCATCTATGCGAATGTTTGggatttttgactttttattaactGTGAACACAATTTGTAATGTGAAATTAATTGTTCACACAAAGTGTGTGGTGTGGGGCACATTAACAAGATTTTATTCCTTAAACATGTagttattgataaaaaatattattatattttagtaaTAGTAGTttagttattttttaatatttagtaTTTAGATAGGTGATTAAGTGATGCAATGAAGTTCATATACGACAAATTAGTCTTATGGTGCAGTGGATCGAACTTTTGGTGCGGTGGAAATGGAGTTGACCTGCAAGTTTTACGCTTCAACAACCAAGTCACTTAAGGAGAAAAAATAGTTTTTAGAGTAGGAATGAATTGTATGCCTGAAATGATGTGATCTAGTCTTTATATAGTGTGCGGTTAAAATCATCCTTGCGTGATTTGACGCCTTGTGCAGGGTGTAGTTCGATAGATCCAACGGTGAGAGATGTGATGGACGGCGTGATCGTGTGTCCACGACAAGGATGGAAGTCTACCTGTTTTGTGtgcttcttttttaacatttgttATTCACCCTTCTTAGTAGATCTTACAGATGGCCCATAACAGTTTCCATCAAGCCATTGTTCCTACGCCTTATAATGAGAGCTTTGTCAAGTTCTTCATCAGTCCGACCTCTAGTACgtataataaaatcaaacaatCTTAATGGGACATTGATGTGTTTGGAAAGAGGTACATTAAATGTCTCCCTCATGATTAACAACGATTCACATGTATATTTTAATATGTGCCTCTACGTCTACCAGTAATGATCCCTCCTATAGTGCTAGGGCTTTGAGTGTTTCTCGAATAGTTCATTATGAGATCTCAATTGTTCGTGGTGCTGTTCACGCTTCCCAATGATGtgaattttatgtttctttttccCATGGAGATATATAAGGAAGTTTGGAGTTACCATGTCCAATTTTTCTTCATTTGTGAATATATAATAGCTTTTTTCTTACGTTTGTAACCTCTTTTGCATTCACTTTCCTCCGGCCATTACTTATGGCATACTAGTCAAATACTCGTGCGACCGCACATGTAAATTTATTTGCTAAGATATAAATTGTATTTAGAAatgtattaaaatttaaaattagctattaattctaaaatgaacaataattat includes the following:
- the LOC131623647 gene encoding uncharacterized protein LOC131623647, with translation MVGGGENENEKKMKILCLHGFRTSGSFIKKQISKWDPSIFSQFHMEFPDGKFPAGGKSDIESIFPPPYFEWFQFDKDFTEYTNLEECITYLTEYIIANGPFDGFLGFSQGATLSALLIGYQAQGKLLKEHPPIKFFVSISGSMFRDPSICDVAYKDLIKAKSVHFIGEKDWLKIPSEELASAFEKPVIIRHPQGHTVPRLDEVSTVLLKNWVAEIVREEKVGVSVCEDERKEDVDGTDGVEINNGNADTIEAV